The Magnolia sinica isolate HGM2019 chromosome 9, MsV1, whole genome shotgun sequence genome contains a region encoding:
- the LOC131256349 gene encoding mitogen-activated protein kinase kinase 7-like, which produces MKRESNLAVSPPPPDSSLTVTTPTVGSAMSSSSPTSIELPDLVKIRVIGIGGSGTVHHVRHSVTGQSYALKIIGGSSEDSTRIQISREINILREADSPFIIKHHAIFEEGDETKILLEYMDKGHIGSLGRIPEPKLSKFARQILLGLTYLHGKKIVHCDIKPMNILMDTEDHIKICDFGLSQKATRICQAGGTFAYMSPEWASEKFSDGYANDIWGLGVSLLECYLGKHPLKHDDEELMDWPCMLYLSTYNETLKAPPGSSV; this is translated from the coding sequence ATGAAACGGGAATCCAACCTCGCCGTCTCTCCCCCACCTCCCGACTCTTCCCTCACTGTCACAACCCCCACCGTCGGTTCTGCCATGTCATCCTCATCACCAACCTCCATCGAACTGCCCGACCTTGTCAAAATCCGCGTCATCGGCATTGGTGGCAGCGGCACTGTCCATCACGTCCGCCACTCCGTCACTGGCCAATCATACGCCCTCAAGATCATCGGTGGATCCTCTGAGGACTCCACCCGCATCCAAATCTCCCGTGAGATCAATATCCTCCGTGAAGCTGACAGTCCCTTTATCATCAAACACCATGCCATTTTTGAAGAAGGCGATGAAACGAAAATCCTCCTCGAATACATGGATAAAGGCCACATTGGCTCCCTCGGCCGCATCCCTGAGCCGAAACTGTCCAAGTTCGCCCGCCAGATACTCCTCGGCCTCACCTACCTTCACGGCAAAAAGATCGTACACTGCGACATCAAGCCCATGAATATCTTGATGGACACTGAGGATCACATTAAGATTTGTGACTTTGGTTTGAGCCAAAAGGCAACCAGGATCTGCCAGGCAGGAGGGACGTTCGCATACATGAGCCCAGAGTGGGCCAGTGAGAAGTTTTCCGATGGATATGCCAACGACATCTGGGGCCTTGGTGTGTCCCTTCTTGAATGTTATTTGGGGAAACATCCACTCAAGCACGACGACGAGGAGTTGATGGATTGGCCTTGCATGTTGTATTTGTCTACTTATAATGAGACGCTGAAGGCGCCACCTGGCTCATCTGTGTAA
- the LOC131256350 gene encoding mitogen-activated protein kinase kinase 5-like: MKPLQLIKNFAKKLIKKLTNSSSSSSINPSDLERIDDLSSIGSRTVLLVRHRPTNQLYALKIIYGFNEEIAREIEILRTTDNPFIIRCIGIFHSRDDIRILLEYMDKGHIGRIGRVPESTLANITYQILQGLAYLHGQKIIHRDLKPENILINGQNEVKISDFGLSRFLTGEIRICSSVVGTIKYMSPERLEKEPYDGYASDIWSFGISILECHLGRFPVGVYDNYSDCIMHGTFSGESPANTSEKFKSFIKCCLKIEPSERWTAQQLLNHPFITERDGGGNAQPFNDRNPQAASSSSSIHRHP; encoded by the coding sequence atgaaACCATTACAACTCATCAAGAACTTCGCAAAGAAACTCATCAAGAAACTCAccaactcatcatcatcatcctccatcaatcCATCTGACCTAGAGCGCATCGACGACCTCAGCAGCATCGGCAGCCGCACCGTCCTTCTCGTCCGCCACCGTCCCACCAACCAACTATACGCCCTCAAGATCATCTATGGCTTCAACGAGGAGATCGCCCGTGAGATTGAGATCCTCCGCACAACAGACAATCCCTTCATCATCCGCTGCATTGGCATCTTCCATAGTCGCGACGACATCCGAATCCTCCTTGAATACATGGACAAGGGCCACATCGGCAGGATAGGCAGAGTCCCTGAATCAACCCTTGCTAACATAACCTACCAAATCCTTCAAGGCCTCGCCTACCTTCATGGCCAAAAGATCATCCACCGCGACCTCAAGCCCGAGAATATCCTCATCAACGGTCAGAACGAGGTCAAGATTTCCGATTTCGGTTTAAGCCGATTCCTGACCGGAGAGATACGCATCTGCTCATCAGTCGTGGGGACGATCAAGTACATGAGCCCAGAGCGTCTCGAAAAGGAACCCTACGACGGATACGCCAGCGATATCTGGAGCTTTGGAATTTCTATTCTGGAATGTCATTTGGGGAGATTTCCGGTCGGTGTGTATGATAACTACTCGGATTGTATTATGCATGGGACATTCTCAGGCGAGTCGCCGGCTAATACATCAGAGAAGTTCAAGAGCTTTATCAAGTGTTGCTTGAAGATAGAACCATCTGAACGTTGGACTGCACAGCAACTGCTGAATCATCCATTCATTACAGAACGGGATGGCGGCGGCAATGCCCAGCCTTTCAACGATCGGAATCCACaggcagcttcttcttcttcctcgattCATCGGCATCCGTGA